Below is a window of Phormidium ambiguum IAM M-71 DNA.
TATCACTATTCTTTTGCGGAACTCAAGTGAATATGCTTTCATTAGCTTTGGCTACTAAATGATATTTTATTGTACCTCATAACAGCGCGAAGCGCTGTAATTGAATTATGGGATATTGACGAGCTAAAGGGATAAGTTCACTTTTACTGGTTGACTTAATGGGAATATTGAGAGCATGAAGCGCACTTAAAACTTGTGTTGACGAGCGGGGATTTATGGTTTCTGTAAACTCTGGAAATAGAGAAAGTTGGGCACTAGGAACTGGTTTTAAACCAGCTTTGATTAATTCTGCCAATGCTGTTTGCTTCTTTTGGTTTAGTTCTTCACCAACTAAATGCCATTGTTGTGCATCCAATAGCATTCCATTTAATTCCATCTGAGCAACAGCAGACATCGCTGCAAATTCAATTTCAGCAGTTTCTAATAACCTAGCACTTCGCAATCTGGAAATTAACTGCATTCTCAGTTTTAGCAGGACAAAAGCATCTAAAGCCGCATATTCCAACTGAGCAGTTGAAAGCTTTCCTGCAAAGTTACTCGATTGTATACTTTTATCAAGTTTAATGCCTAAAAATTCCAGAGCCAAGGATTTTAAATCGTGTTCTTTTTTGAGTCCAGAACGCAGTACTTGACTGGCTAACATAACATCAAAAAATGAGCCAGTTGGTCTTAACCCAGCCATCTCTAACATCTGCCAGTCGAACTTACCATTCTGAAATACTTTGACAGCATTATTAGTTAAAACTTGTTTCAAAGGTGAAAGTTCGTCAATTGAAATAGCAGCTAAATCGATAATTACTACCGGATGTTTGGGAATAGCAAGTTGAATGAGTCGGATGCGATCGCTCCTGGGGTCTAGTCCAGTAGTTTCTGTGTCTATGGCGATAACACGAGCTTTTTGTAGCGGTAACAGAGCATCAGATAATCTAGAAATCTAGAAGAGTTAGTAATTAGCTCGTATTCCACCACAGGCGTTAAGGTGTTGTGTGGGGAAGTAGTCATGGGAGTAAGGCGATTTTAATACAGCAGCTTTACCTACTAAGTTTGACCGCGCTAGCGGAGGATTTCCTTGATGTGCCACGCCCTAAGCTAGGTCTTTCAATGGAAAATTTTCCATTGGTTTTTTGATGTACCGATCGTGACAGCAAGATTTTTCAATCAAAGAGTGAACTTACCTAAGCTCTCTATTGACAAACGTAATTTACATCATTTAATGTAAACATTGATTGATGTTAGTACGCTTGTTCTGTATGTTATGTACTTTGAAGACGTTCGTCAGTGGCAGGGAACTGCTGATTTTCTGACAAAAGAGCTAAAACGAAAGATTGAGCAGCTTAGGTTATCAGTGGAACCACCTGCTCTAAGAACTGTGCGATCGTGGAGAGCCAAGCAACTCCTATCGCAGCCGAAAGGCCAAGACTTTGGGTTTCGACAGATATTAGAAGGACTGGCAACAGCGCTTTTGCTCAAAAAAGGCTGGACATTGGCAGCGATCGCTCAAGTTTTACCCTCATTTTCGGATCTAGTCTTGGAGCAACAAATTATCGCTGAAGCTGATGGTCAAGACCCAAATTGGTCGCCAGCCCAAACAGCAACATTACCATTACCGACAGGACACGCTAGCACGCAGGATCTGGCAGAAGATGCTGTTGTCTTACTGGCACAAGGAATTGTGCGGCAATACATCAGAACTCTGAATCGAGAAATCGTGCGACAGGATGATAGTATGCCCTCGGAACTTTACCGGGCGATGTGCAAATTGGGTCGTTCGTACATTGAAGAAGGATTACCCGATCGCGCCGCTTGCGTGCATACTGTTCTCGAACGTGGTAGATATCCTCTTGAAAAGTGGGACTTAGGTATTTTTTGTCACCCAGATTTTCGCTTTCGCCAAGCAATTCTAATCGATCCAGACTTAAGAGTACCGACTTCAGATTGTGCAGAAATTGCTAATTCCAGAGGAACTTTTGGTGAAGATAATGTCATCGAACATCGCCTGCACGAAAGGTTACGCGAGGCGACAGAACGATTAGGAGGTCGTCGCCAGCACAAAGCTTATACAGCTTTACGAGAGTTATTTGGTAGGAGCTCGCTGATCGGAGAACATCAGCTGTTGGACTACTTAGTTGAAAAAGATTTAACCCCTTTGCAGGGGATGATTATTGATACTTTTTTCGATCGCGTTCCCGACATCTGGTTAATTGACGGGTATGCTCATCGGTGCGCCCATTGCGGTACATTAATGCGACCCTATCCCAATAAAAAACTTTTCCCAAATGGCCAATGTCCGATTCGCCAATGTGCGGGTCACGAGTCCTCAAAAGCAAAATTTTCAGAGAAATTAGACCCTAATAAAGACTACTTGCTCATTGCTAAACCACAAATTTTAACGTATTGGACTGGGCCTGCAATTGACGAAATAACTATTTTTGATATAGCTCAAAGTCAGGGACTTAATGGCGAACTTTATCCAGAATCCGACCTATGTGATGTCGCGATTAACGGTCGCAGCATCGGCATTGACGCTAAATCCTATACCAGTCCTGTTTCTCTTGCATTGCGCCTCAACCGCAGCATCGGAGGGCTAATTTACTATCGCCGCCGCATCATCGCCGTTAGCGATCGACTTATCGAAGATAACCCGTATTATCTCTCTACTCTCCATTCGACTCTCAATAAAAAGGGCGATCCAACCACATTGGAAATTTTGTCTGTTTCGGAAATTATTCAATTGCTAAAGGGAATGAAATATGAGAATTAAACCCGATTTTTGGGCAGGCGCAGAGCGAATCTGCTGGCTTTGCGTGTTGATGGAAGAA
It encodes the following:
- a CDS encoding ribonuclease H-like domain-containing protein codes for the protein MSRLSDALLPLQKARVIAIDTETTGLDPRSDRIRLIQLAIPKHPVVIIDLAAISIDELSPLKQVLTNNAVKVFQNGKFDWQMLEMAGLRPTGSFFDVMLASQVLRSGLKKEHDLKSLALEFLGIKLDKSIQSSNFAGKLSTAQLEYAALDAFVLLKLRMQLISRLRSARLLETAEIEFAAMSAVAQMELNGMLLDAQQWHLVGEELNQKKQTALAELIKAGLKPVPSAQLSLFPEFTETINPRSSTQVLSALHALNIPIKSTSKSELIPLARQYPIIQLQRFALL